A single window of Oreochromis aureus strain Israel breed Guangdong linkage group 5, ZZ_aureus, whole genome shotgun sequence DNA harbors:
- the rad54l2 gene encoding helicase ARIP4 isoform X2 produces MSEEAISESDLEASLNSEEEYLENEEEEDNEDMEEDEDENDGDDEDDSVDRPASAQSRTETGQDDRDSTSATSGEPSSEPPSQPASRPSSRAPSRPASRSPTSPENLSKSGPPSSKTKKQKACKLNKSSKSLKGSKPSKPSKPAHMRKNIRKLLKEDQLEAGTKAAQQEEMERRKRLEQQRKDFPTPAPAVPDSQLAVETASILGEVSHLVPGLLGKQDVICLDSSGEEDEKAEPTLPGLPIRDDVIELSSGDEDALQISSESADEDPDGAHGTEESSGAHINDDLNLPDVQGRVLVNINHPAEEKDIFLAPQLARAVKPHQIGGIRFLYDNLIESLERYNTSSGFGCILAHSMGLGKTLQVISFIDILLRNTEAHTVLAIVPVNTLQNWLTEFNLWLPPQEALPPDTDPTFVTGRTFKVHILNDEHKTTLARAKVVEEWSRDGGVLLMGYEMYRLLSMKKSFVMGKKRKSKKPAGPIIIDLDEEDRQQELMKSIEKAIARPGPDVVICDEGHRIKNYHASTSQALKNIRSRRRVVLTGYPLQNNLIEYWCMVDFVRPDFLGTRQEFSNMFERPILNGQCVDSTPQDVRLMRYRSHVLHSLLEGFVQRRGHDVLRDQLPTKEEHVILVRLSPIQRALYTEFMKRFREAGNTGWLGLNPLKAFCVCCKIWNHPDVLYEALQKENQANEQDLDLDDITSASNPRCPAPGAGLKSKVADSSNSKVNSTLPPLNSSQDRANQVITYEWAKDIMSNYQRGVLENSAKMVLLFHLIDESVRRRDKILVFSQSLSTLTVIEDFLSKRPMPQGIASTDGQSQNWVRNLNYYRLDGSTSASERERLINQFNDTENRSTWVFLLSTRAGCLGVNLIGANRVVVFDASWNPCHDAQAVCRVYRYGQRKPCHIYRLVCDFTLEKKIYDRQVSKQGMSDRVVDDLNPVLNFTRKEVESLLHFVEEEPEAEKILLESLAIYEPVISQACQLYPHLITKLPFHHESLLVDRKESKLTKAEKRAAKKSYEDEKRASVPYSRPSYAPYYPTSDYPLTNMPAFSQRGWRPMTRPDDKPVASVRPIQSTPIPMMPRQVGMGMVGSGSPGSLPVNFLQKAGVYVQRIVTTTDIVIPGANSSTDVQARISAGESIHVIRGSKGTYIRTNDGRIFAIRSGKISRPVAGGSAASRVFSTDTQGSGIRPVSNGCSSPVDQNQRSPNGEQRPSSPLGTEILRELSHYTSSTGDAAAAAAGAGNDLASPSDMSSVPSGDGNASQNYQARDLSRLGDDLLSSSLEMRGTKRKSTESQGNAQMGDKCTSAAAHFPALSGGLSFPPVGLNSSSLLGNLGHISHPLLMAGSGGSSFLQTPGQTLADLQTIFPSAGTDLLRQPATGNGHLPTPSSSSLSPIFSSASTTIPMSSTSSATTSSSLPSGSLPRYLMNPNMAGLLSPRFPLSFGQPLLSEPRLFSTPLLSGSGGFSAPNSSSATSSFLSHFNNPTSSLLGAALTQPDRHQSTENGGDSSDDDVIEVTGQ; encoded by the exons ATGTCTGAAGAGGCAATTTCAGAAAGTGACCTGGAGGCCAGCCTTAACAGTGAAGAGGAGTATTTAGAaaatgaggaagaggaagacaaTGAAGACatggaggaagatgaggatgaAAATGATGGAGATGATGAAGACGACAGTGTTG ATCGACCTGCGAGTGCCCAGAGCCGGACAGAAACGGGTCAGGATGACAGGGACTCCACCTCAGCTACCTCTGGAGAGCCTTCCTCCGAGCCTCCATCTCAGCCTGCATCCCGCCCATCCTCTAGGGCCCCTTCCAGACCTGCCTCTCGTTCTCCAACAAGCCCAGAGAACTTGAGCAAGAGTGGGCCACCTTCtagcaaaacaaagaaacagaaagccTGTAAACTGAACAAATCCTCAAAGTCTCTGAAAGGCTCCAAACCTTCAAAGCCATCTAAGCCTGCACACATGAGGAAGAATATCAG AAAGCTGCTGAAAGAGGATCAGCTAGAGGCTGGAACCAAGGCTGCTCAGCAGGAAGAGATGGAGAGGCGGAAACGtctggagcagcagaggaaggaCTTTCCTACACCAGCTCCAGCTGTCCCAGACTCTCAACTAG CAGTGGAGACTGCTTCAATTTTAGGAGAAGTGTCTCACTTAGTCCCTGGTCTCCTGGGCAAGCAGGATGTGATCTGTCTGGACAGCAGTGGTGAAGAAGATGAAAAAGCGGAGCCTACGTTGCCCGGACTTCCCATTAGAGATG ATGTAATTGAGCTCAGTTCTGGGGATGAAGACGCCCTGCAGATAAGCAGTGAGTCGGCTGATGAGGATCCTGATGGTGCCCATGGGACAGAGGAGAGTAGTGGAGCACACATCAACGATGATCTGAACCTGCCTGATGTTCAAGGTCGAGTGCTGGTTAATATCAATCAccctgcagaggagaaagaCATTTTCCTCGCCCCACAGCTGGCCAGGGCTGTCAAACCTCATCAG ATCGGGGGAATCCGGTTTCTCTATGATAACCTCATTGAGTCTCTGGAGCGCTATAATACCAGCAGTGGCTTTGGCTGCATCCTTGCTCACAGCATGGGGCTGGGCAAAACATTGCAAGTCATTTCCTTTATTGACATCCTGCTGAGGAACACTGAGGCCCACACTGTGCTTGCTATTGTCCCT GTGAACACACTTCAGAACTGGCTAACAGAGTTTAATCTCTGGCTCCCACCTCAAGAAGCCCTCCCCCCTGACACCGACCCCACATTCGTCACTGGCCGCACATTCAAAGTTCACATTCTCAATGATGAGCACAA AACAACGCTGGCCAGGGCCAAGGTTGTGGAGGAGTGGTCTAGAGATGGAGGTGTGTTGCTCATGGGTTATGAAATGTACCGGCTGCTGTCCATGAAGAAGAGCTTTGTGATGGGCAAGAAGAGGAAATCAAAGAAGCCTGCCGGACCAATCATCATTGACCTGGATGAAGAAGACAGACAGCAAGAGCTCATGAAAA GTATTGAGAAGGCCATAGCAAGGCCCGGCCCAGACGTAGTGATCTGTGATGAGGGCCATCGCATTAAGAACTACCACGCCAGCACATCCCAGGCCCTAAAGAACATCCGGTCCAGACGCAGGGTAGTTCTGACAGGTTACCCCCTGCAGAACAACCTTATCGAATACTGGTGCATGGTGGACTTTGTCAGGCCTGACTTTTTAGGCACACGCCAGGAATTCAGCAACATGTTTGAGCGTCCAATCCTAAACGGTCAGTGTGTGGACAGCACTCCTCAAGATGTTCGCTTGATGCGCTACCGCAGTCACGTGTTGCATAGCCTGTTGGAGGGCTTCGTCCAGCG aCGAGGTCATGATGTGTTGCGAGACCAGCTTCCTACCAAGGAGGAGCATGTGATCCTGGTACGGCTCTCCCCCATTCAGAGGGCACTCTATACCGAGTTTATGAAACGCTTTCGAGAAGCAGGGAACACGGGCTGGCTCGGCCTCAATCCACTCAAAGCTTTCTGTGTTTGCTGCAAG ATCTGGAATCACCCAGACGTCCTCTATGAAGCCCTGCAGAAAGAGAATCAGGCCAACGAGCAGGACCTAGACCTCGATGACATCACTTCAGCTAGTAACCCTCGCTGCCCTGCACCCGGTGctggcctcaaatccaaagtagCAGACTCAAGCAACAGTAAAGTCAACAGCACCCTGCCACCACTCAATTCCTCTCAGGACAGAGCCAATCAAGTCATCACGTATGAATGG GCAAAGGACATAATGTCCAACTATCAGAGAGGAGTTCTGGAGAACTCTGCCAAGATGGTTCTGCTCTTCCACTTGATTGATGAGAGTGTGAGGAGAAGAGACAAGATTTTGGTCTTTAG CCAAAGCTTGTCCACCTTGACGGTCATTGAGGACTTCTTATCAAAGAGACCCATGCCGCAGGGCATTGCCTCCACTGATGGCCAGAGCCAAAACTGGGTTCGCAACCTCAATTACTACA GACTGGATGGGAGTACATCTGCCTCAGAAAGGGAGCGGCTTATTAATCAGTTTAATGACACAGAAAACCGCTCAACATGGGTCTTCCTGCTTTCTACCAG AGCGGGCTGTTTGGGGGTAAATTTGATTGGAGCAAATCGCGTCGTCGTGTTTGATGCATCATGGAACCCCTGTCATGATGCCCAGGCTGTGTGTAGGGTTTACCGATATGGTCAGAGAAAGCCCTGCCACATTTACCGCCTCGTCTGTGACTTTACCTTGGAGAAAAAGATCTACGACAGACAAGTCTCCAAACAGGGCATGTCGG ACCGCGTGGTTGATGACCTGAACCCAGTGCTTAACTTTACTCGTAAGGAGGTGGAGTCGCTGCTGCACTTTGTTGAGGAGGAGCCTGAAGCTGAGAAGATCCTTCTAGAATCCCTGGCAATATATGAGCCAGTGATATCTCAAGCTTGTCAGCTTTATCCACATCTCATCACAAAG CTACCTTTCCACCACGAGTCTCTGCTGGTGGACCGGAAAGAGTCGAAACTGACCAAAGCAGAGAAGAGAGCTGCTAAGAAGAGCTACGAGGATGAGAAACGAGCCTCTGTACCTTATTCCCGTCCATCATATGCCCCCTATTACCCAACCAGTGATTATCCGCTCACAAACATGCCAGCATTTAGCCAGCGTGGATG GCGTCCCATGACACGGCCAGATGACAAGCCCGTGGCAAGTGTCAGGCCAATTCAGTCAACACCAATACCCATGATGCCTCGCCAGGTTGGCATGGGCATGGTTGGCTCCGGCTCTCCCGGCAGTCTCCCTGTCAACTTTCTCCAGAAAGCTGGTGTTTACGTGCAGAGGATTGTCACCACAACAG ATATAGTAATCCCAGGAGCCAACAGCTCAACAGATGTTCAAGCTCGAATCAGCGCAGGAGAGAGCATCCATGTTATCAGAGGATCTAAAG GTACCTACATCAGAACAAACGATGGACGAATATTTGCCATTCGATCTGGAAAGATCAGTCGACCTGTAGCCGGGGGTTCTGCTGCTTCAAGAG TCTTCTCCACAGACACCCAGGGTTCAGGGATCCGACCAGTCAGTAATGGCTGTTCTTCCCCTGTGGATCAAAACCAACGTTCCCCCAACGGCGAGCAGCGACCCTCTTCTCCCTTAGGCACTGAGATTCTCAGAGAGCTCAGCCATTACACCTCATCCACAGGcgacgctgctgctgctgctgctggagcagGGAACGATTTGGCGTCGCCGTCAGACATGTCATCTGTGCCGTCGGGAGATGGAAACGCTTCACAAAACTATCAGGCCCGCGATCTCAGTAGGCTCGGTGACGACCTCCTGAGTTCATCTTTAGAGATGCGAGGCACCAAACGCAAGAGTACTGAAAGTCAGGGAAACGCACAAATGGGAGACAAATGTACTTCTGCTGCAGCTCATTTCCCTGCGCTTTCAGGTGGGCTCAGTTTTCCTCCAGTGGGTCTGAACTCTTCATCCCTACTTGGGAACCTTGGTCACATTAGTCACCCACTTCTAATGGCTGGTAGTGGTGGATCATCATTCCTACAAACACCAGGACAAACACTGGCTGACCTACAGACCATATTTCCCTCTGCAGGCACAGACCTACTGAGACAACCTGCCACAGGGAACGGGCACCTTCCCAccccttcctcttcctctctgtccCCTATTTTCTCCTCTGCCTCTACCACCATTCCTATGTCATCTACATCCTCAGCAACAACTTCTTCCTCCCTACCATCTGGTTCTCTGCCTCGGTACTTGATGAACCCCAACATGGCTGGCCTGCTTTCACCAAGGTTCCCCCTCAGCTTCGGTCAGCCATTGCTCTCTGAGCCGAGGCTGTTCTCCACGCCTCTTCTCTCAGGGTCAGGGGGGTTTTCTGCACCCAACTCCAGCTCGGCTACATCCAGCTTCCTGTCCCACTTCAACAATCCCACTTCCAGCCTGTTGGGGGCAGCTCTGACCCAACCAGACAGACATCAAAGTACAGAGAATGGCGGTGACAGTTCAGATGATGATGTTATTGAGGTGACAGGACAGTAA
- the rad54l2 gene encoding helicase ARIP4 isoform X3: protein MSEEAISESDLEASLNSEEEYLENEEEEDNEDMEEDEDENDGDDEDDSVDRPASAQSRTETGQDDRDSTSATSGEPSSEPPSQPASRPSSRAPSRPASRSPTSPENLSKSGPPSSKTKKQKACKLNKSSKSLKGSKPSKPSKPAHMRKNIRKLLKEDQLEAGTKAAQQEEMERRKRLEQQRKDFPTPAPAVPDSQLVETASILGEVSHLVPGLLGKQDVICLDSSGEEDEKAEPTLPGLPIRDDVIELSSGDEDALQISSESADEDPDGAHGTEESSGAHINDDLNLPDVQGRVLVNINHPAEEKDIFLAPQLARAVKPHQIGGIRFLYDNLIESLERYNTSSGFGCILAHSMGLGKTLQVISFIDILLRNTEAHTVLAIVPVNTLQNWLTEFNLWLPPQEALPPDTDPTFVTGRTFKVHILNDEHKTTLARAKVVEEWSRDGGVLLMGYEMYRLLSMKKSFVMGKKRKSKKPAGPIIIDLDEEDRQQELMKSIEKAIARPGPDVVICDEGHRIKNYHASTSQALKNIRSRRRVVLTGYPLQNNLIEYWCMVDFVRPDFLGTRQEFSNMFERPILNGQCVDSTPQDVRLMRYRSHVLHSLLEGFVQRRGHDVLRDQLPTKEEHVILVRLSPIQRALYTEFMKRFREAGNTGWLGLNPLKAFCVCCKIWNHPDVLYEALQKENQANEQDLDLDDITSASNPRCPAPGAGLKSKVADSSNSKVNSTLPPLNSSQDRANQVITYEWAKDIMSNYQRGVLENSAKMVLLFHLIDESVRRRDKILVFSQSLSTLTVIEDFLSKRPMPQGIASTDGQSQNWVRNLNYYRLDGSTSASERERLINQFNDTENRSTWVFLLSTRAGCLGVNLIGANRVVVFDASWNPCHDAQAVCRVYRYGQRKPCHIYRLVCDFTLEKKIYDRQVSKQGMSDRVVDDLNPVLNFTRKEVESLLHFVEEEPEAEKILLESLAIYEPVISQACQLYPHLITKLPFHHESLLVDRKESKLTKAEKRAAKKSYEDEKRASVPYSRPSYAPYYPTSDYPLTNMPAFSQRGWRPMTRPDDKPVASVRPIQSTPIPMMPRQVGMGMVGSGSPGSLPVNFLQKAGVYVQRIVTTTDIVIPGANSSTDVQARISAGESIHVIRGSKAGTYIRTNDGRIFAIRSGKISRPVAGGSAASRVFSTDTQGSGIRPVSNGCSSPVDQNQRSPNGEQRPSSPLGTEILRELSHYTSSTGDAAAAAAGAGNDLASPSDMSSVPSGDGNASQNYQARDLSRLGDDLLSSSLEMRGTKRKSTESQGNAQMGDKCTSAAAHFPALSGGLSFPPVGLNSSSLLGNLGHISHPLLMAGSGGSSFLQTPGQTLADLQTIFPSAGTDLLRQPATGNGHLPTPSSSSLSPIFSSASTTIPMSSTSSATTSSSLPSGSLPRYLMNPNMAGLLSPRFPLSFGQPLLSEPRLFSTPLLSGSGGFSAPNSSSATSSFLSHFNNPTSSLLGAALTQPDRHQSTENGGDSSDDDVIEVTGQ, encoded by the exons ATGTCTGAAGAGGCAATTTCAGAAAGTGACCTGGAGGCCAGCCTTAACAGTGAAGAGGAGTATTTAGAaaatgaggaagaggaagacaaTGAAGACatggaggaagatgaggatgaAAATGATGGAGATGATGAAGACGACAGTGTTG ATCGACCTGCGAGTGCCCAGAGCCGGACAGAAACGGGTCAGGATGACAGGGACTCCACCTCAGCTACCTCTGGAGAGCCTTCCTCCGAGCCTCCATCTCAGCCTGCATCCCGCCCATCCTCTAGGGCCCCTTCCAGACCTGCCTCTCGTTCTCCAACAAGCCCAGAGAACTTGAGCAAGAGTGGGCCACCTTCtagcaaaacaaagaaacagaaagccTGTAAACTGAACAAATCCTCAAAGTCTCTGAAAGGCTCCAAACCTTCAAAGCCATCTAAGCCTGCACACATGAGGAAGAATATCAG AAAGCTGCTGAAAGAGGATCAGCTAGAGGCTGGAACCAAGGCTGCTCAGCAGGAAGAGATGGAGAGGCGGAAACGtctggagcagcagaggaaggaCTTTCCTACACCAGCTCCAGCTGTCCCAGACTCTCAACTAG TGGAGACTGCTTCAATTTTAGGAGAAGTGTCTCACTTAGTCCCTGGTCTCCTGGGCAAGCAGGATGTGATCTGTCTGGACAGCAGTGGTGAAGAAGATGAAAAAGCGGAGCCTACGTTGCCCGGACTTCCCATTAGAGATG ATGTAATTGAGCTCAGTTCTGGGGATGAAGACGCCCTGCAGATAAGCAGTGAGTCGGCTGATGAGGATCCTGATGGTGCCCATGGGACAGAGGAGAGTAGTGGAGCACACATCAACGATGATCTGAACCTGCCTGATGTTCAAGGTCGAGTGCTGGTTAATATCAATCAccctgcagaggagaaagaCATTTTCCTCGCCCCACAGCTGGCCAGGGCTGTCAAACCTCATCAG ATCGGGGGAATCCGGTTTCTCTATGATAACCTCATTGAGTCTCTGGAGCGCTATAATACCAGCAGTGGCTTTGGCTGCATCCTTGCTCACAGCATGGGGCTGGGCAAAACATTGCAAGTCATTTCCTTTATTGACATCCTGCTGAGGAACACTGAGGCCCACACTGTGCTTGCTATTGTCCCT GTGAACACACTTCAGAACTGGCTAACAGAGTTTAATCTCTGGCTCCCACCTCAAGAAGCCCTCCCCCCTGACACCGACCCCACATTCGTCACTGGCCGCACATTCAAAGTTCACATTCTCAATGATGAGCACAA AACAACGCTGGCCAGGGCCAAGGTTGTGGAGGAGTGGTCTAGAGATGGAGGTGTGTTGCTCATGGGTTATGAAATGTACCGGCTGCTGTCCATGAAGAAGAGCTTTGTGATGGGCAAGAAGAGGAAATCAAAGAAGCCTGCCGGACCAATCATCATTGACCTGGATGAAGAAGACAGACAGCAAGAGCTCATGAAAA GTATTGAGAAGGCCATAGCAAGGCCCGGCCCAGACGTAGTGATCTGTGATGAGGGCCATCGCATTAAGAACTACCACGCCAGCACATCCCAGGCCCTAAAGAACATCCGGTCCAGACGCAGGGTAGTTCTGACAGGTTACCCCCTGCAGAACAACCTTATCGAATACTGGTGCATGGTGGACTTTGTCAGGCCTGACTTTTTAGGCACACGCCAGGAATTCAGCAACATGTTTGAGCGTCCAATCCTAAACGGTCAGTGTGTGGACAGCACTCCTCAAGATGTTCGCTTGATGCGCTACCGCAGTCACGTGTTGCATAGCCTGTTGGAGGGCTTCGTCCAGCG aCGAGGTCATGATGTGTTGCGAGACCAGCTTCCTACCAAGGAGGAGCATGTGATCCTGGTACGGCTCTCCCCCATTCAGAGGGCACTCTATACCGAGTTTATGAAACGCTTTCGAGAAGCAGGGAACACGGGCTGGCTCGGCCTCAATCCACTCAAAGCTTTCTGTGTTTGCTGCAAG ATCTGGAATCACCCAGACGTCCTCTATGAAGCCCTGCAGAAAGAGAATCAGGCCAACGAGCAGGACCTAGACCTCGATGACATCACTTCAGCTAGTAACCCTCGCTGCCCTGCACCCGGTGctggcctcaaatccaaagtagCAGACTCAAGCAACAGTAAAGTCAACAGCACCCTGCCACCACTCAATTCCTCTCAGGACAGAGCCAATCAAGTCATCACGTATGAATGG GCAAAGGACATAATGTCCAACTATCAGAGAGGAGTTCTGGAGAACTCTGCCAAGATGGTTCTGCTCTTCCACTTGATTGATGAGAGTGTGAGGAGAAGAGACAAGATTTTGGTCTTTAG CCAAAGCTTGTCCACCTTGACGGTCATTGAGGACTTCTTATCAAAGAGACCCATGCCGCAGGGCATTGCCTCCACTGATGGCCAGAGCCAAAACTGGGTTCGCAACCTCAATTACTACA GACTGGATGGGAGTACATCTGCCTCAGAAAGGGAGCGGCTTATTAATCAGTTTAATGACACAGAAAACCGCTCAACATGGGTCTTCCTGCTTTCTACCAG AGCGGGCTGTTTGGGGGTAAATTTGATTGGAGCAAATCGCGTCGTCGTGTTTGATGCATCATGGAACCCCTGTCATGATGCCCAGGCTGTGTGTAGGGTTTACCGATATGGTCAGAGAAAGCCCTGCCACATTTACCGCCTCGTCTGTGACTTTACCTTGGAGAAAAAGATCTACGACAGACAAGTCTCCAAACAGGGCATGTCGG ACCGCGTGGTTGATGACCTGAACCCAGTGCTTAACTTTACTCGTAAGGAGGTGGAGTCGCTGCTGCACTTTGTTGAGGAGGAGCCTGAAGCTGAGAAGATCCTTCTAGAATCCCTGGCAATATATGAGCCAGTGATATCTCAAGCTTGTCAGCTTTATCCACATCTCATCACAAAG CTACCTTTCCACCACGAGTCTCTGCTGGTGGACCGGAAAGAGTCGAAACTGACCAAAGCAGAGAAGAGAGCTGCTAAGAAGAGCTACGAGGATGAGAAACGAGCCTCTGTACCTTATTCCCGTCCATCATATGCCCCCTATTACCCAACCAGTGATTATCCGCTCACAAACATGCCAGCATTTAGCCAGCGTGGATG GCGTCCCATGACACGGCCAGATGACAAGCCCGTGGCAAGTGTCAGGCCAATTCAGTCAACACCAATACCCATGATGCCTCGCCAGGTTGGCATGGGCATGGTTGGCTCCGGCTCTCCCGGCAGTCTCCCTGTCAACTTTCTCCAGAAAGCTGGTGTTTACGTGCAGAGGATTGTCACCACAACAG ATATAGTAATCCCAGGAGCCAACAGCTCAACAGATGTTCAAGCTCGAATCAGCGCAGGAGAGAGCATCCATGTTATCAGAGGATCTAAAG CAGGTACCTACATCAGAACAAACGATGGACGAATATTTGCCATTCGATCTGGAAAGATCAGTCGACCTGTAGCCGGGGGTTCTGCTGCTTCAAGAG TCTTCTCCACAGACACCCAGGGTTCAGGGATCCGACCAGTCAGTAATGGCTGTTCTTCCCCTGTGGATCAAAACCAACGTTCCCCCAACGGCGAGCAGCGACCCTCTTCTCCCTTAGGCACTGAGATTCTCAGAGAGCTCAGCCATTACACCTCATCCACAGGcgacgctgctgctgctgctgctggagcagGGAACGATTTGGCGTCGCCGTCAGACATGTCATCTGTGCCGTCGGGAGATGGAAACGCTTCACAAAACTATCAGGCCCGCGATCTCAGTAGGCTCGGTGACGACCTCCTGAGTTCATCTTTAGAGATGCGAGGCACCAAACGCAAGAGTACTGAAAGTCAGGGAAACGCACAAATGGGAGACAAATGTACTTCTGCTGCAGCTCATTTCCCTGCGCTTTCAGGTGGGCTCAGTTTTCCTCCAGTGGGTCTGAACTCTTCATCCCTACTTGGGAACCTTGGTCACATTAGTCACCCACTTCTAATGGCTGGTAGTGGTGGATCATCATTCCTACAAACACCAGGACAAACACTGGCTGACCTACAGACCATATTTCCCTCTGCAGGCACAGACCTACTGAGACAACCTGCCACAGGGAACGGGCACCTTCCCAccccttcctcttcctctctgtccCCTATTTTCTCCTCTGCCTCTACCACCATTCCTATGTCATCTACATCCTCAGCAACAACTTCTTCCTCCCTACCATCTGGTTCTCTGCCTCGGTACTTGATGAACCCCAACATGGCTGGCCTGCTTTCACCAAGGTTCCCCCTCAGCTTCGGTCAGCCATTGCTCTCTGAGCCGAGGCTGTTCTCCACGCCTCTTCTCTCAGGGTCAGGGGGGTTTTCTGCACCCAACTCCAGCTCGGCTACATCCAGCTTCCTGTCCCACTTCAACAATCCCACTTCCAGCCTGTTGGGGGCAGCTCTGACCCAACCAGACAGACATCAAAGTACAGAGAATGGCGGTGACAGTTCAGATGATGATGTTATTGAGGTGACAGGACAGTAA